A window from Cryptomeria japonica chromosome 1, Sugi_1.0, whole genome shotgun sequence encodes these proteins:
- the LOC131856139 gene encoding E3 ubiquitin-protein ligase RDUF1-like: protein MSSEYREEDIEFVLQRIRDISNDPRTYLDNIPDSSIIHLARQLNDTLNEIDLLPDRDDLGEPFDTVYNSFRDLTQQVGRIIQESRNLPADREDVERLTQIIISASHVNAESVCSICTELFQVGENARQMPCHEAHIFHTGCLLPWLERRNSCPICRTRLLRLTTATSTL from the coding sequence ATGAGTAGCGAGTACAGAGAAGAAGATATTGAGTTTGTTCTCCAGCGAATTAGGGACATTAGCAACGATCCACGCACTTACCTTGACAACATTCCAGACAGCTCAATAATTCATCTAGCACGACAACTTAATGACACACTGAATGAAATTGATTTGTTACCAGACAGGGATGATTTGGGCGAGCCCTTTGACACAGTTTACAACAGTTTTAGAGATTTAACTCAACAGGTTGGCCGCATAATTCAAGAATCTCGCAACTTGCCAGCTGATAGAGAGGATGTGGAGAGGTTAACTCAAATAATAATCTCAGCCAGTCATGTTAACGCAGAATCTGTGTGTTCGATTTGCACCGAGCTTTTTCAAGTGGGAGAAAATGCCCGGCAGATGCCTTGTCATGAAGCTCACATATTCCATACGGGCTGCCTTCTTCCATGGCTGGAAAGGCGTAATTCTTGTCCCATCTGCAGAACTCGCTTACTCAGATTGACAACTGCTACTTCGACATTGTGA